The genomic window CCTGACACATCACTGTCTTCTCCAGCGATGGGAAAGGACCTGACTGCTGGGTGTGCACACATGCCCCATGTATCTTTAGGTGGACAATACAAGAGTCGGTCACACCTCAGATACCTCCACCAAGGTAAGTACTGGCATGCTGGAGGAGTCCTGCCAGAAGCAGCCTCACAGCAAGAGCTGTGTGTGATCTGCACTGAGGAAGAGGGCAACGGTGTCTCCCCAAGTCATAGGAGAGAAGTCTGCTCCAGTCCTGGACAGAAGCAGGATCTTGGCTGCAAGGTCTGAAAATCCAACCTCTAGCAATGACTAAAGGTGGTTGTTTAAAATCAGATACTCATTAACCCTGTGTTCAGCCCATtaacttgcttttaaagccCAATTAAAGATCCCCCAAAGAGCTGGGATATGGCAGCAAGCAGCTTTTCTCACAGCTCCACGGACATTCACCTCTCTCCTGTGAATTGCTTCCTTTAGCAGGTTCACTACATCTTCTCCTTCACAGCCGGTGGCCTTGAAACCCTTTGTCCACTTCAGAAGAATCCCCTATTGCAGGGAAAAAACTGCAGTGAGCCATCCAGGCAGCCGGACAGGAGGGACAGCCCCCACACCTCCACCAGTTTTTGGTGGGCGCTATCAGCCAAGCGGAGGTCAGATCCTCACGCGTGTCGACTGAGCCCTCTCCAGAGCTCGGGAGATCTGCGGGGTTTTTTGAAGCAGCAAAGGAGGCTTTGCAGGAGCGCTGGTAGCCCCAAGCTCTCACCTCACCCCTCTTTTGGATCTCTGGCTGATCTGCCCCACAGCCGTTGATTCGAGTACCTGGACTTACCAGTGCGATTTGGCTTTTCAGCCAGCCCTGGATACCGGCCACGTGTGACACAAGTTGGGCTTACCTCATCCAGGTTGGTCTGCTGGCAAGGGAAGGAGAATGTGAATCCGAGCGGGAGTGATACACCCTTCATCCCCATGTACTCCAGGAAGTCAGAGATGCAGTGGACAATGTGGTCGAAGAGCTGGGCAGACAGAGCCAGAGGAGGCAGTTAAGTCACAGTGGAAAGCTCAATTCACTTTTAGCCTACCTGATGTTCTGAGGGCAGCGATCCATTCCCAAGCCACCAGGGCTCTGAACAGACCCCTCAGCTGCACTGTACGAGGTGAGCAAACCCCAAAATTGCTCCCTTTTGTCTCTCCCCCAGCACCAGTGTGGTGATATCACTCTCATATCTCCATCTTGCAGACCCCATACTGCACCCCAAAGCAAAGAAGGAGCTGGCAAAGAAGTGACAACTTCACATGGGTGGTCCTTCACAAGGTAGCCCCAGAACCCATCTGCCTCGACACCTGCTAGAAAACCTCCTGTCCCCCAAGCACTGCTTGAAGTAGTTTGCAAAACTGCTTCAGTCTGTGAACACGGCTCTGGAGGGTCTCTGAGTGCCTGTGTTGTGGTTTCCCTATCCAGGCAATGTGGCTGATGTTTATCTGCCCTTTGATGGGGTAGGAGTGGGTCACTGTGGGTTTCACTGTGCATTTCAGGGAGGGTCACTGATGTCTGGGAATAACCATTGCTAACCTAAAGCCAATTTTGCACTTTCTAAAGCACATTTCAAGCTCCAGTGCTGCAGGACATCTATCTGAGTCCTTTGCAAAGGCAAGAAAGCAAGTGTCATCCGCGCTCCTTATTTTGTGCCATGGAAACCAAAGCAAGGCAAAATCAACTCGCAGGGCCCATGGTTGGGCCTGCACTGGCCTTCTGGGGTGGCTGCACTGATTACCACTTCCACAGCATCCCCAGGAAAGATGTCTTCCCCCCCAGTCTCCAGCTGCTCATCCTCACCTCCTCTCCTGTCCCTTGCATGATCTCCAACGGGATGGAGTAGATCTTGTTGTGCATCTCAACGCCACGTCTCATCCCGTTCCGCACACGTACTAGCAGCACACGGAAATTTGTCCCTCCCAGGTCCAGGGCCAGGAAATCTCCTTTTTCTGAAACCCAAAAGAGGCTCATTAAGAGAGAGATCCCAACAGGGGCCTTTTGAGTGTGGCCCAAAGGGTCATCCAAATCTGCCTTCCTCCTAGGAGGACCAGAAACCCAAGAGACATGGCAAGAAATGAGAACAGTGGGCACAGGTGAAAAGGCAAGAAGGCAACGTAGAGGTTAGCTCCAGCCTCATGGACACAGCAGGGTGTTAAGCCATGGAGAAGTGGACACTCAAGCCATGAAATGAAACTGGGAGTACAACCCAAGGCAACAGTGGTGAGAAAcctgcagcagaaaaagcaaagcttgGTGTGAAGTCCAATGCATAGCGTCCTGGAGGCTCAGCTGCTTTTTCCAGTATCGTACCAGGAGGTTAAAAACCTTGTGTCACTCACACCATAAGGAGGGAACCGACCATGCAAAAGTCCCAGCCTTTCCCTAAAAGGCAGAGATGTTGGGAGCTGAGATGCTCACTTTGTGCCCTACACAGCAGGTATGTGGCACCTCACCTGTCCCATCTGGAGTTGAGCACACGTAGGTGGGCAACATTTTCACCGTGGCCTCTGCATGTGTCTGCTTGCCAAGCCCCTTCTCTATCTCCAGCCTCATCCTTTGCTTCACCTCCAGGAGCTGCTCACGGCTTAGTTTGAGGGCTTCCAACGTCTTCTGCCGCGCCTTGTGCTGGGCAGCCAGTCTGTAGGCCACAGCTGTCACCATGGCTGCCCCTTTGCCGCTTCCGTCTTCCGACCTCACGAACCGGATGTCGCAGTCTGGCAGCAGCTTCCGCACTGTCTTATGGAGGCGCCGGGCAAAGCtatggggcggaggggaggggaggggaggaggaagaagaggagttGAGTACGTCATCATGGGGCATGTGAGTCTCTGGGAATAAAAGTCCCTTTGGGATCCAAATGGTGGGGCCCTGGGGGATACTCAGAGACACGCCGCTCGTGCCAAGCTTGTATTCACTGCTGGTAGGGCCAGATTTGCACGTGCGCTCTCACCCTGCAGCCAGCCCCCTCTTGCTCCCCACCGGCCTTGTCCACGCTCATGGACTTACTGAGGGTGCTTCTTGTAGACAGAGCCATCCACTCCGACAGTGGACCGCAGCCGGTCCAGCCCCTTGTTCTCCTTAATACGTCGCAACACGGCCGCCAGGGTGGCCCCACACAGGTTGGCCGAGCGGGTGGAGACAATCTGGCAGATGCGGTGGGTGGCCACGCAGTCTTCATGAGATGGCTCCATGCCCAGCTTGGTGAGGATCTCATAGGCTTTTTGCAACCCTTCTTTCTCCCTACAgataaaagaacagaagagactTGTGCCTGACAATACCACTTTTGTGGTCTAAAGTGTTTCTTTTTGCCCAGCGGATAGCTCTGTGATGAGTCCTGTTCTAGCAGCACAAACATCAGGAACTAGGCTAGGATCCCCTGAAAAACATCTCGGTCCCACTCACTTCTCAATAGCAGAGACGTATCTGGTCTCGAAGTGGCCAGTAGTGAGCAGATCTGGTGTGAGCCTCCCACCAAACAAGAGCCCTTCCTTAGTCATCTTCACCAGGATGAGTCTGACCAGCTCTCCCATGTACATACCACTGATCATCTTCTCAAACCTGCCAAGGTAAGCACAAGATGCATTCGCTTGACTGTGGGTGCACCAGGAGCTGACCACCAAATGGCATGGGCGGGTTTCCAGTACGTAAGCGTGAAAAAATCAGACTGTGCCCCCAAAAGAGGGCAGATGCTTGCACCATCTGCAGGAGTTATTCAGATCACTGACATGCCCACACTCCTGCAAGAACAGAGCTCCCCAAGGCAGGTCTACGTTAAAAGCCCTTTGCTGTAACGACAGAGCAACCTTTCAGGCATAGATATAACCTAGGGGCTCATTTTCCAGGGTAGTTTATTCTCTCCCATCACCAAGAAAGCAAAGCCGTGTTAACCAAAGTGTTATTCTGCAAGGAGAATTTACAGCTACTTGAAGGGTGTCTTTCAGTTCCCAGAGATCTGCCCCAAAACCTACCCGTGCTGCCAGAAGCCAGCTATGAAGATACCTACACCCTATCGGAAATGGGAATTCTGTAGGACTCTAATGTGAACATTAGGTGGTGGTATTTGCCTTTGCTTGCAGCTTATTAcatgggaaggggaaggaaacgGAGATGGACACGTTATCCAAGCAAAGGGCTCCGGAGGGAGCGGACATTGGGAGGTTCATCGGATGCACCAACCCAAACTGGTGATGTCGTCCCTATTTGCGCTGGTGTAGCCAGTACCCTGGAGGACACTGTGACCTACTTAACTGGGATGACCTCCTCAGTCCCACTAGCACAAAGGGAggacagaaaaggcagagcaaaCCCCGAGTCTGAGCTGGAGCCAGGAATGCGCTTACAACTGTTTGCCAGGGTTGAGCGAGCCCATGTCTATCTCGTGGTCGAACTCAGTCCTGATGTCGTTCAGCACCCCGTCGTCGCCAAAGGCCCCCCACTCCATGTTGATGCACATCCGGCCTTCGTCCCCTTCCACCAGGTCAATGTGTCTCATCTCCTCCATGTAACAGGCGTTGGTACCGGTACCTGCACCGAGCACAGAGGCTCCGTCACTTCAGGCAGCTGAGAAACGATGCCGCGTTTCCCTTTTTCTCCATAATTAGCAATAGCCAAATGCAATATATAAAGCAAACTGGCAGCCGGTTTGAGGGTCTGCCTTGCACCGCAGCCCGAGGTACTTTGCGGCACGTTTGCCCTcgcccagccctgctgcagctcacCGACGATGAGGCCGACTTCGCAGTTGTGGTCGTCGTAACCGCAGGTCATCATGGTCCCGACCGTGTCGTTCACCACGGCGACGATGTCTATGTCAAAGTCCTGCAACGGTGGAGAAGCGAGGCGGTGAGGCAGCGCGGTCGGAACGGCCCGGCCCGACCCAGCGCCGCAGCCCAGGCGCGGAGGCGCccacggcgcggccccggcgtgCCCGTCCCGTCGCCTGCAGAAGCTCTCACCCCTCGTTTCTTGATGGACTTGCGCAGCATCGAGACCACGTCCTTCCCCTCCACACCGCTGCATTTGAACCCCTTGGTCCACGTCACCAGGATGCTCTACGGAGACACGGCGAAGCGGGCGCTCGGGGCCGGCTCACGGGGAAACGGAGACGAGGCACCGGGacgagacccccccccccccgggggcaaACGCCTCCTGGCCCGGCTTTTATACGGCCCTCGGCAGGACCGCGAGCAACGCGGCCGCCCGCCTGCCCCGCGACCCGGCGCGTCCGCGGCGAGGACGTGCCGACGTGCCGGAGCAGCATGGAGCCCAGGAAGCCGGGGTGACGCGAGGGCGAGGAAGGCGGCCGCCTCCGAGAGCGGGAGGCGGCAGAGCCCCGGGGCGGCGAGCGGCAGAGGGCCACGTGCCTCCGCCGGGCTCTGCTTCCCGAGCCGGCTCGTCTCGCGGCGCGGACGCTGAGCGGAGCTGACAGCTCATCGAGCTCGGCGGCGCCGTGCCCCCGGCGAGCCGCCCTCCTCCGCgctctcccccccgccccgccaccCCACCGGCTCGCGGCGCCTCCGCTCACCTCGTCCAGCTTGGTCTGGCAACACGGGAAGGAGAAGGTGAAGCCCAGGGGCAGCTTCTTGTCTTTGATGTTCAGCTTGTCCATGAAGTTGGCCAGGCACTCGGCAATGTGGTCGAAGAGCTGGAAAACAGCCCGTCGCTCCAGAGCTgcccgaggaggaggaggaggaggaaggaagggggggggcagCATCAAACCCACCTGCACGCCGCTGCCTCGCATGAGCTCCTCGGGGATGGCGTAAATCTGGTTCTCCATCTCCACCTTCTGCAGCCCGTTGTCGGACACCCTCACTCGCAGCACGCGGAAGTTGGTGCCGCCCAGATCCAGGGCCAGGAAGTCTCCGTCCTCTGCGGGAGCCGGGACCGGCACGGCGTTTTGGCCGAGCGGCCCCCTCGCCGGGACGCGCGCGCCCGCGGGACCAGCCTGCGCTGCGTGCCCACCAGCTTCGGCACCCcgtttttttaattttacccGGCACCAGCATGGCCTGCTGACGAGTTTAGGACGGGCTCAGAGCCGGGATGGGGGGAAAGCGCCAAGCTGGCTGTTTCGAGCACCGAGctgccggggccgagggccgggGCAAAGCGCTCTGCGAGCACGGCGCGGCTGCCGGACGCGGCGGACGTGCtgcgccggcggctccggccggAGCAAAACCGCCCGCTTCGCTAGCACGCGGCCCTAACCCTGGCTTCCCGCGGGAGCCCTCCGCGGCCGTCGCTCGAGGCTTCCTCCctcgcgccggggccgccggtCAGCGCCGCTGCGCCGCGAAGGGGCCGCCGGGCGGAAAGGCGCCTCTCGGACTCGGAGGGCTCCGGCCGCCTCGCTCCCGCGGGATCTCCCGCCGGCGGGGCGAGCCGGGGgaggccgcggccccgcggacGTGACCTTGCGCTTATGTAAGCGGATCCCGGGGAGCTGCGGACCGCGCACGAGGACGGCCGTCAGCCGCCGTAATCCCAAAGCCGAGGCGGGGAGGGAGCGAGGGAGGGCGCCGGCGGAGCTCCCAGTGCTCCGCACGCTGGCCAGAAGTGTCAGATTTTGGCCAGAattgcaccaaaaaaaaaaaaaaaaaaaagtgcaaaccAGTGCCAAGCGTGCCAAAACCTTGCCCGAATTGCCCGAAACCCTCCGCTTCCCCGTTGGTTTTCCAAGCGCGCCTCCGGGCGACGCCGCGCTTCGCTTCCGAGGCGGGAGGGAGCCGCTGGCCCTACCTGTCCCGTCCGGCGTGGACCTCACGAAGGTGGGCAGCATTTTCACCGAGGCCGTGGGGTTGGTGTCCGCCCCGAGCCCCTTCTCCATCTCCTTGCGGAAGCGCTGGGACACCTCCTGGAGGGTCTCCTCGGACAGCCGCATGTGGTAGAGGTATTTGTCAACCTGGAAGGCGCGGGAAAGGCAGGAGGTTGGGAAAGCTGGAGGGTCGGGCCGGGGCTCCGAGCGCGACGGCGCTCAGCTGGAGCGTCGGGGCGAGGGCTCGGGGCCGGCCGGCCGTCGGGAAggggcagccccccggggcggcccgcgggTCACCGCCGCCGCGCTCTGCAGCCGCCCTGGCGCGGACAGCCGGCCAGCTCCCAGCCTGGGCCTCGTTTCAATTAACTtcacttaaaattaattaaaggGCAGCTGCGAGCCCTGTAAAGTCAGAGGAAGGCTCCACCCAGGCCGGCTCTCCGGAGGCACGTAACACATAACATAAGGTCATCGGAAGCGTGagctgcttcttctttttttttttatcattattattattatttttattatttaatagcGCTTCCCTGGAGTCGGAAATGGGCGCTTTGCGGGCGGGCACCAGCCCTCCGGCGGAGGCGCCACCCCGCTCCCGGATGCGGCCCGGCTCCAGGGGAGCGGATCCCGGCTCCGGGCCGGCCGAGGTTTCGCCCGGCCGGTTTTCGGGCTCGGGGTGCTTTGGCACCTCCTTGCTCGCAGCTCCGGAGCCAAAGCGCTGGGGGAAGCCACTCGAGGACAGGCATCCGCGGCGGGGAGAGCCTCCGCCCGGCCTCCTCCGGCCGAGACGCGTCCGACCTCCCCGAAAGAGCCTTCCCCGCGGCGCAAGCGGAGGGCAGAGCGAGCCGAGGCCGCCGGAGCGGGAAGCCGAGCAGCACCCTGCTCGCGCTCGCCACCCACGCGTGCGACgccgggcagggagggagggagggagggagggagggaggaccGGCCGGCTCGCCTCCGCCCTCGCCCTCCGCGGCCGGCCCGGAGCCCTCCCGGGCTCGGAGCGGGACGCCGGCGGAGGTTTCGCCCCCTTTCTCCGGGGCAGCCTCCGCGCTGTGCAGCTGGCGCCCTCCAGTTTCCCCCGCGCCGGGAATAAGCAGCCGGGCAAGAAGCAGGGTGACCTTCTCCTAATTCCGCAAAGCCCTTTAAGACCTGGATCATCTTCTCCCGCGCGCGCAGGCGCCGGCCCAGGCGGGTCAGCGCGTCCGGCCCCCGCGAAgcaccgcggcggcgccgggcaggACCAGAACCCCTGGAGGGAGCGGGGAGCGTCCGAGCTCGGGCACCCCGGGGCAGACCCGCGTCCCTTCCCGGAGCGGCGTGAGCCCTGCAGGAGAACCGGGActgcagctgaagcagctgcAACCGGCTTGAGGCAATATCCGATGTGAGCGGTgatgggagggagggggaaaatgCTCTTTTCTCGAGGCTTGGCGGCAGCTCCGGGGGCTCGGCTGGTCCCCgccgcggagcggcggccgccctcgccccgccgggcgctgccctgCCGCAGCTCCCGCGGCTCTGCCGCGCCGCTCGCGCCTGCGACGTGTCTccaaggaaggaggaaaagccTGGGTTTCAGATTGAGGTCTAGATAACACTCGACCTGCCTGGAGGAGCAGGGCGAGGAACGGATGGCGACAGCTCACAGCCCCGTGACGCAGCCACGTGAAGCCCTCTGGCCTGGCAGCGCCTCTCCGTTCTCCTGCTGCTCGCAGCAGCGcgggccccgcagccccccaggGTTTGACGGCGCAAGCGCCCAGGCATGCAAACCACCTCGTTCAAACCCAGTGCAACCACTCAGGTGAGAAGAAGAGTTAATCCCTCTGCTTATGCATCTGCAAAACCGGTCCCATCCGTGCGGCTACTCATGCGggtgaccaaaaaaaaaaaaaaaaaaaaaaaaagaaaaaaaaaagtccctaaCGCTGACGGTCCCGCTGAATCAGCCtcggcgcccggcccgggcgcgggGACGCGGCCGAGCCGGAGGGCAGGGGAGCGCCTTCCGCCGGGGACCCCGGTCGCACGGGGATGGGGGAcggccccccctccccgccccctccccaaTCGCTCGGTACGCGCCGAATTACAGCGCGCGAAGGGCTTCCGGCGAGGTCCGGGCGCTTCctgcgcgggcgccgcggcgaggggccgctCGTTCCCACGCAGAAGGCCTCGGCCGCGCGCTCGCGCCTCGGCtgccccgcgcgcggggcggggaaGCCGGTCGCCTTCGGCCGTTCCCTTCGCATTTTGCTTCCCAAAGCCGGGTTTGGGGCAAGGACTGAGCGCGGAGCAAACTTTGCAAGCTCCGTAGCGGCTCTCCCGGATAGCTTTGGAGCTGGACATTTTGGCAGCGTAACACTGCAAGAGGCCAGCCGGTTTCTggggtggatttttttctttttttttttttcctttttgccaaGTGCCCAAAGTGGTTATGCATGAGAAAAACAGGCAGGCTCAAGCTGT from Rhea pennata isolate bPtePen1 chromosome 28, bPtePen1.pri, whole genome shotgun sequence includes these protein-coding regions:
- the HK2 gene encoding hexokinase-2 isoform X1, whose product is MIASHLLAYFFTELNHDQAQKVDKYLYHMRLSEETLQEVSQRFRKEMEKGLGADTNPTASVKMLPTFVRSTPDGTEDGDFLALDLGGTNFRVLRVRVSDNGLQKVEMENQIYAIPEELMRGSGVQLFDHIAECLANFMDKLNIKDKKLPLGFTFSFPCCQTKLDESILVTWTKGFKCSGVEGKDVVSMLRKSIKKRGDFDIDIVAVVNDTVGTMMTCGYDDHNCEVGLIVGTGTNACYMEEMRHIDLVEGDEGRMCINMEWGAFGDDGVLNDIRTEFDHEIDMGSLNPGKQLFEKMISGMYMGELVRLILVKMTKEGLLFGGRLTPDLLTTGHFETRYVSAIEKEKEGLQKAYEILTKLGMEPSHEDCVATHRICQIVSTRSANLCGATLAAVLRRIKENKGLDRLRSTVGVDGSVYKKHPHFARRLHKTVRKLLPDCDIRFVRSEDGSGKGAAMVTAVAYRLAAQHKARQKTLEALKLSREQLLEVKQRMRLEIEKGLGKQTHAEATVKMLPTYVCSTPDGTEKGDFLALDLGGTNFRVLLVRVRNGMRRGVEMHNKIYSIPLEIMQGTGEELFDHIVHCISDFLEYMGMKGVSLPLGFTFSFPCQQTNLDEGILLKWTKGFKATGCEGEDVVNLLKEAIHRREEFDLDVVALVNDTVGTMMTCGYEDPYCEVGLIVGTGSNACYMEEMRNVELVEGEEGRMCVNMEWGAFGDNGCLDDVRTEFDLAVDELSLNPGKQRFEKMISGMYLGEIVRNILMDFTKRGLLFRGRISERLKTRGIFETKFLSQIESDCLALLQVRSILQHLGLESTCDDSIIVKEVCTVVARRAAQLCGAGMAAVVDKIRENRGLDFLKVTVGVDGTLYKLHPHFSSVMHETVKQLSPKCDVTFLQSEDGSGKGAALITAVACRIREAGQR
- the HK2 gene encoding hexokinase-2 isoform X2, whose product is MENQIYAIPEELMRGSGVQLFDHIAECLANFMDKLNIKDKKLPLGFTFSFPCCQTKLDESILVTWTKGFKCSGVEGKDVVSMLRKSIKKRGDFDIDIVAVVNDTVGTMMTCGYDDHNCEVGLIVGTGTNACYMEEMRHIDLVEGDEGRMCINMEWGAFGDDGVLNDIRTEFDHEIDMGSLNPGKQLFEKMISGMYMGELVRLILVKMTKEGLLFGGRLTPDLLTTGHFETRYVSAIEKEKEGLQKAYEILTKLGMEPSHEDCVATHRICQIVSTRSANLCGATLAAVLRRIKENKGLDRLRSTVGVDGSVYKKHPHFARRLHKTVRKLLPDCDIRFVRSEDGSGKGAAMVTAVAYRLAAQHKARQKTLEALKLSREQLLEVKQRMRLEIEKGLGKQTHAEATVKMLPTYVCSTPDGTEKGDFLALDLGGTNFRVLLVRVRNGMRRGVEMHNKIYSIPLEIMQGTGEELFDHIVHCISDFLEYMGMKGVSLPLGFTFSFPCQQTNLDEGILLKWTKGFKATGCEGEDVVNLLKEAIHRREEFDLDVVALVNDTVGTMMTCGYEDPYCEVGLIVGTGSNACYMEEMRNVELVEGEEGRMCVNMEWGAFGDNGCLDDVRTEFDLAVDELSLNPGKQRFEKMISGMYLGEIVRNILMDFTKRGLLFRGRISERLKTRGIFETKFLSQIESDCLALLQVRSILQHLGLESTCDDSIIVKEVCTVVARRAAQLCGAGMAAVVDKIRENRGLDFLKVTVGVDGTLYKLHPHFSSVMHETVKQLSPKCDVTFLQSEDGSGKGAALITAVACRIREAGQR